From a single Verrucomicrobiota bacterium genomic region:
- a CDS encoding glycosyltransferase family 4 protein — translation MRFLMLNWRDPKNPQSGGAERVTEGYLTALAERGHEVVWFANSFPGCLPEERWGRLTVRRGGGVGKSFLAARAWCRTQPRFDLVIDQHHGIPWYTPWWAQTSRVSYIHEVLGPIWNAFYRWPWNWIGRQQERWTHWLYRKEVFWTACESTRDQLMRHGVRQVKIIRYGVHTRALEELDPKPLQVPLRLAAVSRLAPNKRVDHLIRTLALLHDRGVAARLTIVGSGDAEPALRQMVKERNLEAMVEFTGPLSEAAKDQMLRASHWLLHASQREGWGLNVIEANAMGTPAAVYPVEGLRESTLDERTGVLARAETPEALADRLAECLQHPERYQAYRRQAWERAQSMHWSRILPEACDWLEARARGEKVL, via the coding sequence ATGCGATTCTTGATGTTGAACTGGCGCGATCCGAAGAACCCGCAATCGGGGGGCGCGGAGCGAGTGACGGAGGGCTACCTGACAGCGCTGGCTGAGCGCGGTCATGAGGTGGTGTGGTTTGCCAACTCGTTTCCCGGCTGCCTCCCGGAGGAGCGCTGGGGACGGCTCACCGTGCGGAGGGGGGGAGGCGTGGGAAAATCATTCTTGGCCGCGCGTGCCTGGTGCCGGACGCAACCCCGCTTCGATCTGGTCATCGATCAGCATCATGGCATTCCCTGGTACACTCCGTGGTGGGCGCAGACCTCCCGCGTTTCTTACATTCATGAAGTGCTGGGGCCGATTTGGAATGCTTTCTATCGCTGGCCTTGGAATTGGATCGGGCGGCAGCAGGAACGATGGACCCACTGGTTGTATCGGAAAGAGGTGTTTTGGACCGCGTGCGAATCGACGCGCGACCAGTTGATGCGCCATGGGGTCCGCCAGGTGAAAATCATTCGCTACGGCGTCCACACGAGGGCATTGGAGGAGCTGGATCCCAAGCCTTTGCAGGTTCCGTTGCGTCTGGCGGCGGTTTCGCGTTTGGCTCCGAACAAGAGGGTGGATCATTTGATTCGCACCCTCGCATTGCTCCACGATCGTGGTGTGGCTGCGCGACTCACCATTGTGGGTTCGGGCGATGCCGAGCCGGCTTTGAGACAAATGGTCAAGGAACGGAACCTGGAGGCGATGGTGGAATTTACCGGACCGCTTTCCGAAGCGGCCAAGGACCAGATGCTTCGCGCGTCTCATTGGTTGTTGCACGCGTCCCAGAGAGAAGGATGGGGGCTGAACGTGATCGAAGCCAATGCGATGGGCACGCCGGCCGCCGTCTATCCGGTGGAAGGTTTGCGGGAATCGACTTTGGATGAGCGAACGGGCGTGCTGGCGCGCGCGGAAACACCGGAGGCCTTGGCGGATCGTCTGGCGGAGTGTTTGCAACATCCCGAACGTTACCAAGCGTATCGCCGTCAGGCTTGGGAGCGAGCCCAGTCCATGCATTGGTCCCGAATCCTGCCGGAAGCGTGTGACTGGCTGGAAGCCCGGGCCCGAGGGGAGAAGGTCTTGTGA